A genomic stretch from Myxocyprinus asiaticus isolate MX2 ecotype Aquarium Trade chromosome 24, UBuf_Myxa_2, whole genome shotgun sequence includes:
- the tmem115 gene encoding transmembrane protein 115, giving the protein MNRYLPVARQHFLSALASTSVVVKSISVIVILLYLLSWAANTPYLLGVTPGFLFPPNFWIWTLLTHAVVEQNLFGMAVNIGTVMVAGRLLEPLWGALELLIFFTVVNVAAGLLSALSYLLTYAATFDLDYLFAVRVYGAPAFLGGILVALKQTAGDTTVLRMPQVRLKAAPALALLAIAILRLAGLLDTSAPLAACGYGALSGWIYLRFYQRHSRGRGDMSDHFAFASFFPEALQPAVGFAAGLVHTALVKIKVCRKMVKRYDVGAPSSITISLPDTDPQDAERRRQLALKALNERLKCVEDQSAWPSMEDEEDDEYEEVRTDTPLLSSRETLPPAPSTTQNPTGQQESSIISFEDVSTHS; this is encoded by the exons ATGAACCGTTACCTGCCTGTGGCACGGCAGCATTTCCTGAGTGCTCTCGCTAGCACAAGTGTGGTGGTGAAGTCCATCTCTGTCATAGTGATTCTATTGTACCTGCTCTCCTGGGCTGCTAACACCCCTTACCTGCTTGGTGTCACACCTGGCTTCCTTTTCCCGCCAAACTTCTGGATTTGGACGCTTCTGACCCATGCAGTGGTAGAGCAGAATCTTTTTGGCATGGCAGTGAACATTGGTACAGTCATGGTTGCCGGGCGGCTATTGGAGCCACTATGGGGAGCGTTGGAGCTGCTTATCTTCTTCACTGTGGTAAATGTAGCAGCCGGTCTCCTCTCTGCACTCTCCTACCTTCTCACCTATGCTGCAACCTTTGACTTGGACTATCTGTTTGCTGTGCGGGTGTATGGCGCACCTGCTTTTCTTGGAGGCATTCTTGTAGCACTGAAGCAGACTGCAGGTGACACCACTGTGCTTCGAATGCCACAAGTCCGCTTGAAAGCTGCACCCGCTCTAGCACTGCTTGCAATAGCCATCCTGCGGCTAGCAGGGCTGCTGGACACTTCAGCACCATTAGCGGCGTGTGGCTATGGAGCTTTATCTGGGTGGATTTACCTGCGCTTCTACCAGAGGCATTCTAGGGGGCGTGGAGACATGTCAGACCACTTCGCCTTCGCCTCCTTCTTCCCAGAGGCATTGCAACCAGCCGTTGGGTTTGCAGCGGGGCTTGTGCATACTGCATTGGTGAAGATAAAAGTTTGTCGTAAGATGGTGAAGCGCTATGATGTTGGGGCTCCATCTTCAATTACTATTAGCCTGCCAGACACAGACCCACAAGATGCAGAAAGGCGGAG GCAATTGGCATTGAAGGCTCTCAACGAGCGCCTGAAATGTGTGGAAGACCAGTCAGCTTGGCCGAGCATGGAAGATGAGGAGGATGATGAATACGAAGAGGTGCGGACAGACACTCCTCTCCTTTCATCCCGTGAGACTTTGCCACCAGCACCCAGCACCACTCAAAATCCCACAGGACAACAGGAGTCCAGCATCATCAGTTTTGAAGATGTGTCGACTCattcctaa